The proteins below come from a single Bactrocera tryoni isolate S06 unplaced genomic scaffold, CSIRO_BtryS06_freeze2 scaffold_25, whole genome shotgun sequence genomic window:
- the LOC120780916 gene encoding uncharacterized protein LOC120780916 gives MCSSLYLIIMEKEDHNKVLRTSKEQIECYLNFVRVHPEIKLHKNDPSRPKRMEELWAELSLQLNALKGPTRNTTKWRENLSHWKNQIRSRARKAKAHKLVTGGGPSLTSELSETEQRALETLGSIAVDGLADVPTIGTELRIARKTNTSVQNL, from the exons ATGTGTTCATCcttatatttgataataatggaAAAGGAAG ATCATAATAAAGTGTTGCGCACCTCGAAGGAGCAAATAGAGTGCTATCTAAATTTTGTGCGGGTTCACCCGGAGATAAAGTTGCACAAAAACGACCCATCGCGGCCGAAAAGAATGGAGGAGCTTTGGGCGGAACTCTCCCTGCAATTAAATGCCCTAAAAGGGCCCACTCGGAACACCACAAAATGGAGAGAG AATCTGAGCCATTGGAAAAACCAAATAAGGTCACGCGCAAGGAAAGCCAAGGCGCACAAGCTGGTGACAGGTGGCGGTCCCAGCTTAACAAGTGAGCTCTCTGAAACAGAGCAGAGAGCGTTAGAAACGTTAGGGTCAATTGCGGTTGATGGGTTGGCAGATGTACCAACCATTGGCACAGAGCTAAGAATAGCAAGAAAGACCAATACGAGTGTGCagaatttataa